Proteins co-encoded in one Octopus sinensis linkage group LG6, ASM634580v1, whole genome shotgun sequence genomic window:
- the LOC115212960 gene encoding thioredoxin-related transmembrane protein 2-A isoform X1 encodes MQCQDKDTRLSGHTHLYDKSSSIRFPNMYTYKEWEWLTFLACIIVIKNRRQTNFLSYISTACMFGKALNFLLFLKQGPIYGLCFAIPCLLHLIFCPEPAYAGPENLTYFRGSHLPDEIERDKRISWVIAFYAAWSPACISFAPIFAEVSSEYSLPNLKFGKLDGSRYPDIAKKYNIDTSTWSKQLPAVILFQEGKEKSRLPILDAKNKVVKYNFQKENFIRDIGLNDAFHQCKKTCPKEKKPKENDPKNSTADKDLDSKKKD; translated from the exons atgcaatgtcaagacaaggacacccGGCTCTCgggacacacacatctatatgacaAGTCTTCCAGTATCCGTTTcccaaatatgtatacatat AAAGAATGGGAATGGCTGACCTTTTTAGCTTGTATCATCGTCATTAAAAACAGGAGACAGA CCAATTTTCTTAGTTACATTTCTACAGCATGCATGTTTGGCAAAGCTCTTAACTTCCTTCTTTTCTTGAAACAAGGACCTATATATGGATTGTGTTTTGCTATTCcttgtttat tacaTCTCATATTTTGTCCAGAACCAGCCTATGCTGGCCCAGAGAATCTCACTTACTTCCGTGGCTCACACTTACCA gatGAAATTGAACGAGATAAAAGAATTTCGTGGGTCATTGCTTTCTATGCTGCTTGGTCACCAGCTTGTATCAGCTTTGCTCCAATATTTGCTGAAGTTTCATCTGA atACAGCCTACCaaatttaaaatttggaaaaCTTGATGGATCTCGCTATCCTGATATTGCTAAAAA ATATAACATTGATACAAGTACTTGGTCAAAACAACTTCCAGCTGTTATCCTTTTCCAAGAAGGCAAGGAAAAAAGCAGGCTTCCCATACTTGATGCTAAGAACAAAGTCGTGAAATATAACTTCCAGAAA GAAAATTTTATCAGAGATATTGGCTTAAATGATGCCTTCCACCAGTGCAAGAAAACTTGCCCCAAAGAGAAGAAACCTAAAGAAAATGACCCAAAGAATAGCACAGCTGACAAAGATTTGGATTCAAAAAAGAAAGATTga
- the LOC115212960 gene encoding thioredoxin-related transmembrane protein 2 homolog isoform X2, with translation MTGFIETAKSFLVPHYIFNVLLCFTYFFLKTTRPMCTFLFYDCKLELKEWEWLTFLACIIVIKNRRQTNFLSYISTACMFGKALNFLLFLKQGPIYGLCFAIPCLLHLIFCPEPAYAGPENLTYFRGSHLPDEIERDKRISWVIAFYAAWSPACISFAPIFAEVSSEYSLPNLKFGKLDGSRYPDIAKKYNIDTSTWSKQLPAVILFQEGKEKSRLPILDAKNKVVKYNFQKENFIRDIGLNDAFHQCKKTCPKEKKPKENDPKNSTADKDLDSKKKD, from the exons atgactggaTTTATTGAAACAGCAAAATCTTTCCTCGTCcctcattacatttttaatgtattgCTATGTTTCACCTATTTTTTCCTGAAAACCACTCGGCCAATGTGCACATTTTTATTCTATGATTGCAAATTAGAATTG AAAGAATGGGAATGGCTGACCTTTTTAGCTTGTATCATCGTCATTAAAAACAGGAGACAGA CCAATTTTCTTAGTTACATTTCTACAGCATGCATGTTTGGCAAAGCTCTTAACTTCCTTCTTTTCTTGAAACAAGGACCTATATATGGATTGTGTTTTGCTATTCcttgtttat tacaTCTCATATTTTGTCCAGAACCAGCCTATGCTGGCCCAGAGAATCTCACTTACTTCCGTGGCTCACACTTACCA gatGAAATTGAACGAGATAAAAGAATTTCGTGGGTCATTGCTTTCTATGCTGCTTGGTCACCAGCTTGTATCAGCTTTGCTCCAATATTTGCTGAAGTTTCATCTGA atACAGCCTACCaaatttaaaatttggaaaaCTTGATGGATCTCGCTATCCTGATATTGCTAAAAA ATATAACATTGATACAAGTACTTGGTCAAAACAACTTCCAGCTGTTATCCTTTTCCAAGAAGGCAAGGAAAAAAGCAGGCTTCCCATACTTGATGCTAAGAACAAAGTCGTGAAATATAACTTCCAGAAA GAAAATTTTATCAGAGATATTGGCTTAAATGATGCCTTCCACCAGTGCAAGAAAACTTGCCCCAAAGAGAAGAAACCTAAAGAAAATGACCCAAAGAATAGCACAGCTGACAAAGATTTGGATTCAAAAAAGAAAGATTga